The genomic stretch AACTGGTTGGGCAGATCAAGATCAAGTTAATGCAAAAGGTTGTCATAGTCCTGTGATCTCTGAACTTAAAGAGACACTTCACTTCAAAAACCAAAAACAAGCTTACGATGAAGTCATGGGCTGGCAAACTCCTATAAAAGAGAAAGTCACACAGGCAAAAGTCGGTATCCAAGGTCTATATGCAATGCTTGAAGTCAAAAAACTCTCACCATCTGATAAAACCAGAGTGTACGAGTTGATTGAAAAAGCGCAGCAAACAGTAGATCTTCTTGAAAAAGATGGTTCTTGGGGTATGCACGGATTCAAATACTCTAAACAAAGAATTGATGCTGCTGTTGAGTATGTCAATGAAGCACAAAGAATTGTTGGTAAAAACGTCAAGTAGAGGTGTTGCACTTTTCTAAAGTGTGACTTTAAAGTGGGCTATGGTTTCATAGCCCACTCATATCATATATAAGGGTATTAAGATGAGAAGTAAAAAAATTTCTATAGGATTATTTGTATTTATTTGTTTGGTTTCTGGGGCATACGCTGGTGAGCTAAAAACACAAGTACAAAAAGAGTCATATAGCATTGGTGTGTCCACTGGAAGTTATATTTCAAATCAACTTTTTGAACAGTCTGAAATGGGTGCAAAAACAGACGTAGATGCTGTTATTGAAGGCGTTATTGATGCACTTAAAAAACAACAGAAGCTTACAGATGACGAAGTTATCACCCATCTTAATAACCGAGCAGAAGTTCTGAATAAAGTGAGTCAAGAGCGTTTTAAACAGGCATTGGACAAAAATATTGATGAAGGCAAAAAATACCTTGCACAAAATGCAAAAAATAAAAATGTTAAAACAACAAAATCGGGATTGCAATATGAAGTGCTCGCTTTAGGATCAGGAGAAAAGCCTAAAAAAGAGAGCATCGTACTTATGAACTATAAAGCCTATTTGGTTAATGGTAAGGTTTTTGATAGCACCTACGAGCGTAAAGAGCCAGCGCATCTTTCAATGGTCAATATTGTTGATGGATTGCAAGAGGGATTGATGTTGATGCCTGAGGGGTCTAAATATAAGTTGGTCATTCCAAGTGACCTTGCGTATGGTAATGCAGATATGCAAGAAATCCCTGGAGGTTCGACAGTTGTTTTTGAGGTAGAGTTGACAAAGGTACTAAAGCCAGGTGAACTTGCCAATAGTGCAAAACCACTGAGCGAAGAGGAAATGAAGCAAGCACACGGTGGTATTGAGAAAAAGAAACTGTAACGCTTGCGTATTCATCTACATGAAATTGGAGGAGAAGATGGAAAATGACGGGAAAAGAAGAGCCTTTCTAAAAGTTTTAGGTCTTGGTTCGGTTACGCTAGGGGGTGCTGGGTACACTCTTATGGCTGACGCTACACAGGAGCCTTCAAAAGCAAAACCTCACTATGGGATGATTTTTGATCAAAACAAATGTGTCGGTTGTACGGATTGTGAAGTCGCCTGTAAAAAAGTCAATGCAGTTCCTGCAGGGCAAGCAAGACTCTTTGTTGAAAACAAAACAGATCCTGCTACACCCATGGAAAAGAAATATGTGCGTGTTTCATGCCAACAGTGTGAAGATGCACCGTGTGTTAAAGTATGTCCAAGTAAAGCGTGCCATCGAGATAGCAAAACGGGTATTGTTACGATGAATCCCGATGACTGTATTGCTTGTAAGTACTGCATTGTCGCATGCCCTTATGATGTTCGTTTCATCAATCATAAGACAAAAGCGGCGGAGAACTGTAATTTTTGTTTAAATACGAATTTAGCAAAAGGAAAAGAGCCAGGTTGTGTGGAAGCTTGCAAATACAAGGCGCTTGTTTTTGGTGATTTAAACGATGAAAATTCTTACATCAATCAAATCTTACATGTAAAAGATTCTGTTCGTATGAAACCAACGTATGGAACAAAACCGAGTTTACGATACATACCTGTTGTAAAGGTGGGGGTATAATCATGAATGGTGCAATTAATTTTACACACGGGTTTTCTCATGGTGTTGAGTGGGGTTGGCCAATTGCGGTTTATCTTCTGCTTGCAGGTATTTCAGGTGGGGCATTGATTGTTGCTTTAATGGTTCGTTATTATAAAAAACAACATGAGGATACACCCTTACTTAAGGCGGCCTCTTTGGTTTCATTTGCAACCATCGCGTTTGGTATGGTCTTTTTGGTGGGTGATCTTGAAAAACCACTCTATTTTTGGAAAATTCTGATCAACTATAACTTCACATCGGTTATGTCGATAGGTGTTTTAGCTATTTCAATCTATATTCCTTTAACACTGGTTATGTGCCTTTATATGTTTGAGAAAGAAATTTCTATTGTGTTGGCGAAAAAGAACACACTTGTAAGTTATTTTGCCATGATTATGAGTATTTTGACACGATTTCGACCATTAATTGAAGTCTTGAGCGTTGTTTTTGCTGTGATTATTTGTGCTTATACAGGTTTTTTGATCTCTGTTTTAGTTCGTTTTCCGATTCTCAATACAGCGATTTTACCAGCTCTCTTTGTGGTTTCTGGTCTTTCTGCGGGAACGGCATCAGCAAGCATGGTCGCTTCTTGGTTATTTAAAGAAGACACTCATTCAAGTGATCTTAAAACGCTTCATACGATTGAATGGCCTGTTATGGCAATTGAGATTATGCTCATTGCGATGCTGTTTGTCTCCTTGCTTGTTGGCAATGAGTTTCAAAAAACAACGACAGTTGCTTTTCAAAGTGGTGTGTATGCCAACCTCTTTTGGTTTGGTGTCATGGGGCTTGGTTTTGGTATCCCGCTTGTGCTAAACTTTGCGTTGGGTAAAAAAATTGCCTCTTCGCATATAGCATTTTACCTCTCAGGAATGGCGAGTGTTGTAGGCGTTTTATGTCTGCGAATGTTTATTATTTACGCAGGACAAACGTTTGGCATCTGATTTTTAACACGCGTTTTAAGCAAAGCTTGAAACGCTACGCTAACGCTGAATTTTCCTCAGCGGAAGGCTCACGCACCCTTGGGGGCTAGTTTTATTTTGTAGTAAAGGTTTAGCATGAAGTTCATACACATTTTGGAAAAATTCTTTTTTTCGTACACGTTTATCCTCTTTATGCTGTTTATTTTAGGTTTGGGTGCAGGCGTTGCAACTTTTGTTGAGAGTGCTTATG from Sulfurospirillum oryzae encodes the following:
- the nrfD gene encoding NrfD/PsrC family molybdoenzyme membrane anchor subunit, which translates into the protein MNGAINFTHGFSHGVEWGWPIAVYLLLAGISGGALIVALMVRYYKKQHEDTPLLKAASLVSFATIAFGMVFLVGDLEKPLYFWKILINYNFTSVMSIGVLAISIYIPLTLVMCLYMFEKEISIVLAKKNTLVSYFAMIMSILTRFRPLIEVLSVVFAVIICAYTGFLISVLVRFPILNTAILPALFVVSGLSAGTASASMVASWLFKEDTHSSDLKTLHTIEWPVMAIEIMLIAMLFVSLLVGNEFQKTTTVAFQSGVYANLFWFGVMGLGFGIPLVLNFALGKKIASSHIAFYLSGMASVVGVLCLRMFIIYAGQTFGI
- a CDS encoding 4Fe-4S dicluster domain-containing protein, which gives rise to MENDGKRRAFLKVLGLGSVTLGGAGYTLMADATQEPSKAKPHYGMIFDQNKCVGCTDCEVACKKVNAVPAGQARLFVENKTDPATPMEKKYVRVSCQQCEDAPCVKVCPSKACHRDSKTGIVTMNPDDCIACKYCIVACPYDVRFINHKTKAAENCNFCLNTNLAKGKEPGCVEACKYKALVFGDLNDENSYINQILHVKDSVRMKPTYGTKPSLRYIPVVKVGV
- a CDS encoding FKBP-type peptidyl-prolyl cis-trans isomerase — translated: MRSKKISIGLFVFICLVSGAYAGELKTQVQKESYSIGVSTGSYISNQLFEQSEMGAKTDVDAVIEGVIDALKKQQKLTDDEVITHLNNRAEVLNKVSQERFKQALDKNIDEGKKYLAQNAKNKNVKTTKSGLQYEVLALGSGEKPKKESIVLMNYKAYLVNGKVFDSTYERKEPAHLSMVNIVDGLQEGLMLMPEGSKYKLVIPSDLAYGNADMQEIPGGSTVVFEVELTKVLKPGELANSAKPLSEEEMKQAHGGIEKKKL